The nucleotide window ACCGGCGGGAAGATCTTCGCCGAGTGCGACAACGGGCGCTTCGACGGCCTGCGCCTGGACGACGCCGGCCGGGTCTGGGCCGCCGCCTGGGACGGCGTGCACTGCTTCGACACCGACGGCACCCTCATCGGCAAACTGCTGCTGCCCGAGCCGGTCGCCAACCTCACCTTCGGCGGCCCGAAACGCAACCACCTCTTCATCACCGCGGGCACCAGCGTGTACTCGCTCCGCGTGACGATCAACGGCGCCCAATATCCGTCGGCGTAGCCGCGCGGCTACGCCGGGCCGTCCGAGAGATCCATCAGTTCGCGATACGCGGCGAGGACGACCTCGATCTCCTCGGCCAGCCGTTCGCTCGGCCCGGGCCGTGAAGGCGGATCTTCGTCGGCGAACTCGGCCAGCACCCGCTCCGCGTCCCGGGTGGCCCGGCGCAGCGCCTCCTCGCAGACGAAGTCCTCGCTCACGCTCGCCACGTTCTCCAGCGCCGTCGTCCGCCGGGCGATCTCCGCGTCGAGCTCCGACAACGCGCGGTCGATCCTGTCCTGTTGGATTCCCAACGAGCGCACCGCCGGATTGCTCTCCGGGAGCCCCGCGCACGTCTGGGCCCGGAGATCGTCCTGCGCCTTCCGCAGCCGCTCCCGGCGTTCGATCAGGCCGGCGAGGTTGAAGATCGACTGAGCCAGCGCATGCTCAGCTGACGGCAGGTCGAGCATCGTCCCGAGCGCCGGCCAGGCCGCGCAGCTGCGTTCAGCCACCGCGACGACGCCCGCCAGCGCCGCCCTGCCGTCCGCGGTCACGAGGACCCGGTGCGCCGCCGCAGGCCGGGTGTCGTCGGGCCGGACAACCGATCCGCGCCTGCGCTCGGTGCCGGCGAAGGGGGAAAGGCCGATCAGAGCCAGGCCTGGCAACGCGAGCGCCGGCCACCACCGGGCTCCGAAGCAGCTGACGAGGGACGCCGCCATCACGCAGAGCACGCCGAAGCCACGCACCTCTCGTCCCGTCCACCCTCCCCGGGCCGGAGCCGCCGGAGACATCGCCACCACCGGACCCCAGCGACGAATCTCGGCCGGCCCGCCCGAGACCCTCAGGGGCAGCGTCGAGACGATGACGACCGTGTCGTCCTGCGCCACGAACAGAAGAGGCGACCGGGCTGAGCCCACGCTGACGTGCTCCTTCGGCAGAGAATCGGGTTCCCGTCATCAACCGATGAAGCGACGGCGCCGTAATGGTGGCCGCGGGGCAGATTCGGCCGGTTCGGCGGCTCGCCGGCCGGGTGCGTGGGATCCTGGGGTGCACGGCCCGCCCCGCGCTGGGCGCAAGGGCCGGGCCGACTACCGCCGGGGCCGGTGTTTCAGCACAGACCAGCGGGACGTCTGGCCGTCGCCCGGCCGCTCGTTCGTGTCCAGCTCAGGCCCGTGGGTGCCGCAGCTGTTCCAGGGGGCCGCGATGAGGGAAGCGCATTGGCGGCACGCCGGGGTTCTGGCGGCCGCGATGCTGCTGATCGTCGCGGGTGGCGTCGTGGAGCTCGCGACACCGCCCCGGGCGGTGATGTCCGGGGTCGTCGTGCTCGGGCTGGTGCTGGCCGCGGCCTCGGCGCGGCCCTTGGCGGTGGCCGCCGTCGGGGTGTTCGCCGCGCTGGTGGCCTGGGCCACGTCGTCGTGGCAGGGGTTGTCCGGCAGCGTCGCCCAGGTGACGGTGCTCTCGGTGGTCGCCGGGACGACTCTGCTCAGCATGGCCGTCGCCCGCCGGCAGCAGGTCCTGGAGGGTCGCGGCAGCGGTGCCGCCGAGAATCGGTCGATGCTCGCGGCCATCGTGGAGTCGTCGGAGGATGCGATCATCACCACCGATCTCAAGGGCAGGATCACCACCTGGAACGACGGCGCGACGCGCCTGTACGGCTGGACGGCGCAGGAGGCGATCGGCGCCAACATCACGCTGGTGCTGCCGCCCGAGCGGGCGGCGGGCCTGGCGGCGGCCCTGGCCCAGCTCGAGGAGGGCCGGGCCGTCGGCCTGCTGGAGACCCAGCGGATCCACAAGGACGGCACGGTCATCGACGTGACGACGAGCGTGTCGCCGGTGCACGACAGCGACGGCACCGTGGTGGGCGGCGCCGGGATCGAGCGTGACATCACCGGCCGCAAGCGCGCCGAGCGCGAGCGCCGGCAGATCCTCGAACGTTCCGCGCGCGCGGAACGGCTGGAGAGCCTCGGCCAGCTCGCCGGCGGCATCGCGCACGACTTCAACAACCTGCTCGCGATCAACCTCAGCTACCTGGAGTTCGCCCTGGAGCGGACCACCGACCCGGAGACGATAAACGATCTCGGCCGGGCCCGGGCGGCCACCGACCGGGCCCGCGACCTGACCCGGCAGCTGCTGCTCTTCGCCCGCAAGGAGCCCGCCAACGCGGAGCTCATCGACCTCAACTCCGTGATCGACGAGACCCGCGCCCTGCTGCAACGCAGCATCGGCGCCCACATCGAACTGGTCGCGCACCTGGCCGAGGAACCCGTGATCATCCGGGCCGACCGCAGCCGGAGCGAGCAGATCCTGCTCAACCTCGTGATCAACGCACGCGACGCGATGCCGGACGGCGGTGTGATCGCCATGGAGGCCGCGCCGGTCGACGTCGCCGACGAGCCGGCCCGGCAGCCGTCGCTGCCGGCCGGCCGCTACGCCCGGCTCCGGGTCGCCGACACCGGCACCGGCATGCCCCCGGAGGTCGCCGCGCACATCTTCGAACCCTTCTTCACCACAAAGGCCAAACAGCACGGCACCGGCCTCGGGCTGGCCACCGTGTACGGCATCGTCACCGACGCCGGCGGGACCATCACCGTCACCTCCGAGCCGGCGGTGGGCACCACCTTCGAGATCCTGCTGCCCCTGGCCCCACCGGACGAGCCGTCGTCACCCTCCGGTGCTCAGACCCGGCACTGCCAGGTGCGCGCGTCGTAGTAGTTGACGAACCGTTCGACGGTGGCGGTCACCGAGGTCGTCTTCCGGCAGACCGCGAGGACGTCGACCGAGAAGTAGGTCGGCCCGCCGCGGCTGTGGTTGACGCACCGCCAGTCGTAGACGGTGGTACCGAGGAGTGCCGCGGCGCTGTGACCGGTGGAGGTGCAGTAGTTCTCGAAGTCCGGCGCGACGGCGCCGGGCGCGACCTGCCAGCACTTGACCGAGGTGGGATCGCGGAAGTCGCCGATGCGGTCGACGGCGTCGCCGGTCGCGTAGGTCCAGCGGCAGGCCGCGTCGAACGTGAGATCGCTCCGGCCGCCGTCGGCGGCGGCGCAGTGCCAGTCGTACGCGGTCGAGCCGGCCAGGACGGCGCCGGCGTTCCCGAGCGAACGGCAGTACGCGCCGAGGTCGAGCCCGCCTAGCTCCCGGGGCGGCGAGGCACCCGCGGCGGCCGGGCTCGCGGCGGCCAGCACGCTCGCGACGCCGGTGAGCAGGGCGAACAGGGTCTTGCTGATCGAGCGCATGGATCTCCTGGAGAGTTCGCGGTGATGACGTCCGAGCCGTCGTCCTCATTGGAGGATCGGCAGCGACAGCCTAGGCCGGATTCCGCGTTCTGCAAGAGCTTGCAAAGAGAACGTAACTTCTCTCACCGAATGAGAGGACTTGCATGGCGAGATGAGGCCCGGCTCCGGCGGCGGAGCCGGGCCCCCCGCGCGTCAGCCGTTGCCGACGCCCCAGGAGTCCACCGTCGCCTCGACCGGGTGGGTGCCCGAGCCGATCAGCGGCATCAGCGCCGCGCTCGTCCCGCCGTCGGACGGCGACGCCACGCCACCGAGGTGCGCGGACACCGCCACGGCCAGGGCACCCACCGCGATCGCGACCGGTACGAACAGTGCGCGGCCCAGGACGGCCATCCGTCGCTGCATGAGCTTCCTCCTTCATCGAGCGTGCGGAACTCGCACGCGTGCGTCCCGCAAGGATCGGCGTACGCCTTTGGGTGTCCTTTCGGTCGACGCCGTCCGGCCATTCCCGGAAATTGCGTTGTGGCCGCCCGGCGCATTTGTCATTCTCATTGCGGCCCCGGCGGCTTCAGAAGCAAGCGCCTACCACAACGGACGCACTGGCGATCACACCAAGCTGGTCCGCTGCCCTCCTGGCGACCGATCCTTCACATCGGATCCGCTACGGGGCCACCCTTCGTTCCCATTCGCTTCGGGGATTTCCCCGAAACAGAGGTGAGTCATGTCCAATCGCCATGAGGTGATCGTTCGCAGCGGTTTCCGTGGTCTCCGTTACGTCGACGGCCGTTTCGACCAGGTTCTCGAGCCGGGCCGCTACCGCCTGCCCGCCCGCCGGTACCCCGGGCAGCGGCTGCCGCGGGTCGACGTCGTCCCGGTCGACCTGCGCGAGCGCGAGCTCAACATCAAGGGCCAGGAGATCCTGACCGCCGACAAGGTCGCGGTCCGGGTCAACATCATCACCCACTTCCGGGTGGTCGACCCGGTCGCGGCGATCGAGAAGGTCGCCGACTACGGCGACCGGGTGTACAGCGACGTGCAGCTTGCGGCGCGGCGCTCCCTGGCGTCGATGACGCTGGAGGCCATCCTGACCAACCGCAACCAGCTCAGCGAGGACATCCTCCGCGACGTGGAGGGCGTCTCCGCCGGCTACGGCATCGAGATCATTCGCGCCGACGTCAAGGACCTGGTGTTCCCGGGCAACCTCCAGGACATCATGAACCGGGTGCTGACGGCGCAGCGGATGGCCGAGGCGCAGATGGTCGAGGCGCGTACCCGCGCCGACCGGGAGGCGCTCGAGGCGAACTCGAAGGCGGACTCCGAGCGGGTCGCCGCGCAGGCCCGGGTCGAGTCGACGCGGCTGGCCGCCGAGGGTGACGCCGCGGCGCAGCGGATCCGGACCGAGGCCGAGGTCGACGCCCTGCGCCGGCTCGCCGAGGCCGCCGAGGCCTACGCGCAGCACCCGGCCCTGCTGCGGCTGCGCGAGCTCGAGACTCTCGGCGCGCTGGGCACCAACGCCGCGGCGCGGCTGTACATCGGGTTCGACAAGCACAGCGACGGCGTGGCCTGATTTGCAATATTCGTGTCGTTGACGCCACGATCGGCGGCCCGCGACGATCGACGGCATGGACCGCCGTACCGTCGTCGTGATCTTCGAGGGCTTTCAGCTGCTCGACCTGGCCGGACCGGCCGACGTCTTCGCGACCGCGAACCTGCTCACCCGCGCGGACGGCTACGACCTGGAGGTCGCCGCCGTCCGCGCGGGGCAGGTCAGCGCGCAGAACGGGATCGTCGCGCTCGCGCGGACACCCCTCGCCGGGCTCACCGGCCCGATCGACACCCTGCTGGTCGTCGGCGGGCTGACCCTGTCGGCCTGCCCGGCCGACCGGGAGCTGGTCGCGGAGATCGCCCGGCTGGCTCCGCACTGCCGCCGGATCACCTCGGTGTGCAACGGCGCCTTCCTGCTCGCCGCCGCCGGGTTGCTCACCGGCCGGCGCGCCACCACGCACTGGCTCGCGGCCGACCGGCTGGCCGCCGGCTACCCGCAGGTGCGGGTGGACGCGGACGCCATCTACGTCAAGGACGCGAACGTCTGGACCTCCGCCGGTGTCACCGCGGGCATCGACCTGGCGCTCGCCCTCGTTGCCGAGGACCACGGGCACGAACTCGCCCGCCAGGTGGCCCGGGGCCTGGTCGTCTACCTGCAACGACCCGGCGGGCAGAGCCAGTTCAGCACGCCGATGCGGGCCAGCACGCCGCCGAGCGAACGGTTCCGCGAGCTTCAGGCGTTCATCGACGACAACCCCACGGGTGACCTGAGCGTGCCCGCCCTCGCGCGGCGCAGCGCGATGAGCGAACGCCACTTCTCCCGCCTCTTCACCGCGCAGACCGGCATGTCACCGGGCCGGTACGTCGAGCGCAGCCGGGCGGAGGCCGCCCGCCGGCGGCTGGAGGTCACCGCGGACCCGCTGGACCGCATCGCCCGGGAGTCCGGGCTCGGCGGCCCGGAGACCCTCTACCGGATCTTCCGCCGGCACTGGCGGATCTCACCCGGCGACTACCGCCGCCGCTTCCACGCCGAGGAGTTGTGAACATGCACATCGCCATCCCGCTGTACCCCCGTTACACCGCGCTCGACGCCGTCGGGCCCTACACGGTCCTGGCCTTCACCGAGGGCTTCACGGTCACCTTCGTGGCCGCCCGGCCCGGTGCGGTCCTCGACGACCAGGGCAGCCTCGCCCTCACCGCCACGAAGTCCTATGCGGACCTGCCGTACCCGGACGTGATCGTCGTACCGGGCGGGCCGGGCACCGTCGAGGCGCTCCAGGACAAGGACCTGATCGACTGGATCACGGTCGCCCATGAGCGCACCCGCTGGACGACG belongs to Amorphoplanes digitatis and includes:
- a CDS encoding two-component system sensor histidine kinase NtrB gives rise to the protein MREAHWRHAGVLAAAMLLIVAGGVVELATPPRAVMSGVVVLGLVLAAASARPLAVAAVGVFAALVAWATSSWQGLSGSVAQVTVLSVVAGTTLLSMAVARRQQVLEGRGSGAAENRSMLAAIVESSEDAIITTDLKGRITTWNDGATRLYGWTAQEAIGANITLVLPPERAAGLAAALAQLEEGRAVGLLETQRIHKDGTVIDVTTSVSPVHDSDGTVVGGAGIERDITGRKRAERERRQILERSARAERLESLGQLAGGIAHDFNNLLAINLSYLEFALERTTDPETINDLGRARAATDRARDLTRQLLLFARKEPANAELIDLNSVIDETRALLQRSIGAHIELVAHLAEEPVIIRADRSRSEQILLNLVINARDAMPDGGVIAMEAAPVDVADEPARQPSLPAGRYARLRVADTGTGMPPEVAAHIFEPFFTTKAKQHGTGLGLATVYGIVTDAGGTITVTSEPAVGTTFEILLPLAPPDEPSSPSGAQTRHCQVRAS
- a CDS encoding slipin family protein, which translates into the protein MSNRHEVIVRSGFRGLRYVDGRFDQVLEPGRYRLPARRYPGQRLPRVDVVPVDLRERELNIKGQEILTADKVAVRVNIITHFRVVDPVAAIEKVADYGDRVYSDVQLAARRSLASMTLEAILTNRNQLSEDILRDVEGVSAGYGIEIIRADVKDLVFPGNLQDIMNRVLTAQRMAEAQMVEARTRADREALEANSKADSERVAAQARVESTRLAAEGDAAAQRIRTEAEVDALRRLAEAAEAYAQHPALLRLRELETLGALGTNAAARLYIGFDKHSDGVA
- a CDS encoding GlxA family transcriptional regulator, whose protein sequence is MDRRTVVVIFEGFQLLDLAGPADVFATANLLTRADGYDLEVAAVRAGQVSAQNGIVALARTPLAGLTGPIDTLLVVGGLTLSACPADRELVAEIARLAPHCRRITSVCNGAFLLAAAGLLTGRRATTHWLAADRLAAGYPQVRVDADAIYVKDANVWTSAGVTAGIDLALALVAEDHGHELARQVARGLVVYLQRPGGQSQFSTPMRASTPPSERFRELQAFIDDNPTGDLSVPALARRSAMSERHFSRLFTAQTGMSPGRYVERSRAEAARRRLEVTADPLDRIARESGLGGPETLYRIFRRHWRISPGDYRRRFHAEEL